The following are from one region of the Ischnura elegans chromosome X, ioIscEleg1.1, whole genome shotgun sequence genome:
- the LOC124170558 gene encoding transcriptional adapter 2-alpha, which produces MAVQAADDIICCGCSKHLREVYGYCVVCSKNTVICQQCIANGVEFGSHKNSHSTLVMRVDLAVLEDGWTASDEFNLLDALLLFGPNDWESVRKYMGSVLSAQDVKEHYVRVYQNDHLFRIDPSYIPNRVSLHDPPRFTPASILHSAFSGYNAARGDFQTDYDNDAEQDLSVVDSRFIYEPCPLWNDEDRKLGSELFFAIIDNYNRRLEERKRRHEIIGEHGLIQPQKNFLWLRRFDDSNMHWGGRGRERQYSPCPGVSSQMIRILTKFAQYFRGLELDKLFEGLKFEADLRSTLNELYELRRNGITNFHVTSIYHRYCQRQEDFMRERRKYLLNPFFNWKNSCDGRVGKFPHLVNQCRRPAPPLNISKLPGCDKLTAKERELCSVARIVPDSFLEFKNILVAECLKQGGLRLVQARSLIKIDVNKTRKLYDFLLEEGVIYQGQ; this is translated from the coding sequence ATGGCTGTCCAAGCTGCAGATGACATTATTTGCTGTGGCTGCTCAAAGCATTTGCGAGAGGTTTATGGGTACTGTGTAGTGTGCTCAAAAAACACTGTCATTTGTCAGCAGTGCATTGCTAATGGTGTGGAATTTGGCTCCCACAAGAACAGTCATTCTACTCTTGTGATGAGAGTAGACTTGGCTGTTCTTGAAGATGGATGGACAGCTTCTGATGAGTTTAACCTGTTGGATGCCCTCCTACTTTTTGGCCCAAATGACTGGGAGAGTGTTCGCAAGTACATGGGGTCAGTGCTCAGTGCACAAGATGTGAAAGAGCATTATGTTAGAGTGTATCAAAACGACCATCTTTTTCGCATTGATCCTTCGTACATTCCCAATCGAGTCAGTCTTCATGATCCGCCAAGATTTACTCCAGCATCTATTCTTCATAGCGCTTTTTCTGGTTATAATGCTGCTCGAGGAGACTTTCAGACCGATTATGATAACGATGCAGAGCAGGATTTATCAGTGGTCGATTCACGTTTTATTTATGAACCATGTCCGTTGTGGAATGATGAGGATAGAAAACTGGgaagtgaattattttttgccatcattGACAACTACAATAGGCGCCTCGAAGAAAGAAAGCGTCGCCATGAAATCATTGGTGAGCATGGACTCATCCAGcctcaaaaaaattttttgtggCTCCGTCGTTTTGATGATTCCAATATGCATTGGGGTGGTCGTGGTCGGGAGAGGCAATATTCACCTTGCCCTGGGGTTAGCTCTCAAATGATAAGAATTTTGACTAAATTTGCCCAGTATTTCCGTGGTTTAGAATTGGACAAGCTATTTGAGGGCCTGAAGTTTGAAGCTGACCTCAGGTCAACCCTGAATGAACTATACGAGCTTCGCAGGAATGGCATCACTAACTTTCATGTTACATCAATTTATCATAGGTATTGTCAGCGCCAAGAAGACTTTATGCgggaaaggagaaaatatttgctgaacCCATTTTTCAATTGGAAAAATTCATGTGATGGCCGCGTGGGCAAGTTCCCTCATTTAGTTAACCAATGTAGGCGCCCTGCTCCACCCCTAAATATATCTAAACTTCCTGGATGCGATAAGCTTACTGCAAAAGAACGTGAATTGTGCTCAGTAGCTCGCATTGTCCCCGACAGTTTCCtagaatttaagaatattttagtGGCTGAATGCCTAAAACAGGGTGGCCTTCGGCTGGTCCAGGCACGATCCTTGATAAAGATTGACGTTAACAAAACCCGAAAACTCTATGATTTCCTTCTTGAGGAAGGTGTCATTTATCAAGGGCAGTGA